In Sporosarcina sp. PTS2304, a genomic segment contains:
- a CDS encoding uroporphyrinogen-III synthase — protein MRKKLPLAGETVIFTGTPKSQEAADLVKSYGGTPISIPLIEVEEVVKQADLQKLRQAMKADWLIFTSQSAVAAFRAKMVRYEISASIFKGKVAAVGTRTAAALDRLGFTVSFIPSVFSADVFVKQFKPKESERLHVVFLKGSLAGSLIREQLPFHVSEWTVYETKSATSEIDKLIRQIKHKDQVSVLFASPSAVEVFSSRITPKTSWSGFTICAIGHVTERALLKAGAPVHVKPETYTLVELVHALAKRKEELI, from the coding sequence ATGCGTAAGAAGTTACCGTTAGCAGGGGAAACGGTCATTTTTACTGGAACGCCAAAATCTCAGGAAGCCGCAGATTTAGTTAAATCATATGGCGGTACCCCGATTTCAATTCCTTTGATCGAAGTGGAGGAAGTAGTAAAGCAAGCAGATCTGCAAAAGCTTCGTCAAGCGATGAAAGCGGATTGGCTCATATTTACGAGTCAATCAGCCGTCGCCGCGTTCCGTGCCAAAATGGTCCGTTATGAAATATCAGCGAGTATCTTTAAAGGCAAGGTGGCGGCTGTCGGTACAAGAACAGCTGCTGCACTTGATAGGCTTGGTTTTACTGTGTCGTTTATTCCTAGCGTTTTTAGTGCGGATGTATTCGTCAAACAGTTTAAGCCGAAAGAGTCTGAAAGGTTGCATGTTGTTTTTCTAAAAGGTTCGCTTGCGGGTAGTTTGATTAGGGAGCAACTCCCTTTTCATGTATCGGAGTGGACAGTATATGAAACAAAAAGTGCCACGAGTGAAATAGATAAATTGATCAGACAAATTAAGCACAAAGATCAAGTGTCTGTGTTATTCGCCAGTCCGTCAGCAGTTGAAGTATTTTCTTCACGCATTACGCCGAAAACGAGCTGGAGTGGTTTTACCATATGCGCCATCGGTCATGTGACAGAACGTGCTTTGTTAAAAGCCGGTGCGCCTGTACATGTCAAACCTGAGACATATACATTAGTCGAGCTAGTCCATGCACTGGCTAAACGAAAGGAAGAGTTGATATGA
- the hemC gene encoding hydroxymethylbilane synthase, whose product MRKIIVGSRRSKLALTQTNWFIEQMKQAGAPFEFEVKEIVTKGDQILDVMLSKVGGKGLFVKEIQQALFDKEIDFAVHSMKDMPAEIPAGLTVGCIPKRVDPRDAYIANDHVRFMDLPIGAVVGTSSLRRSSQLLMLRPDLEIKWIRGNIDTRLRKMRDGEYDAIILAAAGLKRMGWDDDIVTEHLSLDDCIPAVGQGALAIECREDDKELLDELAKLTDQNTWIELQAERTFLNEMDGSCQVPIAGFATFDGNEVELTGFIASPDAIEVFRETMKGTDPVAVGKEVSKLLRDQGAAEVIKKVKAEMDA is encoded by the coding sequence GTGAGAAAAATTATTGTAGGTTCACGTAGAAGTAAATTAGCACTAACACAAACGAATTGGTTTATTGAACAGATGAAACAAGCAGGAGCACCATTTGAATTTGAAGTAAAAGAAATCGTAACAAAAGGCGACCAAATTCTGGACGTTATGTTATCAAAAGTAGGCGGTAAAGGATTATTCGTGAAAGAAATCCAACAGGCACTCTTTGATAAGGAAATTGATTTTGCAGTACATAGTATGAAAGATATGCCTGCTGAAATTCCTGCAGGATTAACTGTAGGCTGTATTCCAAAACGTGTCGATCCACGTGATGCATATATCGCCAATGATCATGTTCGCTTCATGGATTTACCTATTGGTGCAGTCGTTGGAACATCTAGCTTGCGCCGTAGTTCCCAGTTATTAATGTTGCGTCCGGATCTTGAGATTAAATGGATTCGAGGGAATATCGATACCCGTCTACGTAAAATGCGTGACGGCGAATATGATGCAATCATTTTAGCGGCTGCTGGGCTGAAACGTATGGGATGGGACGACGATATTGTGACAGAACACTTATCTCTTGATGATTGTATTCCAGCGGTTGGACAAGGCGCTTTAGCAATTGAGTGCCGTGAAGATGACAAAGAATTACTAGACGAACTTGCTAAGTTGACAGACCAAAATACTTGGATAGAGCTGCAGGCTGAACGTACATTCCTCAATGAAATGGATGGTTCATGTCAAGTGCCAATCGCAGGATTCGCAACATTTGATGGAAATGAAGTGGAGCTGACTGGTTTCATTGCGTCTCCAGATGCAATTGAAGTATTCCGTGAAACCATGAAAGGAACTGATCCGGTTGCCGTTGGTAAAGAAGTGAGTAAGCTTCTACGCGACCAAGGAGCCGCTGAAGTTATAAAGAAAGTGAAGGCGGAAATGGATGCGTAA
- the ccsA gene encoding cytochrome c biogenesis protein CcsA, with protein MVELTMARLQEFMIVLYALGLVFYLIDYFKKQKAMQRIAFWLIVTVWVTQTAILSLYIIEMKRFPVLSLVEGIYFYVWLLVTLSIVFQLIYQVNFMVFFTNIIGFGFLMIHVFSNLKYSASTVGDSLISEVLFIHITTAILSYAVFALAFVFAVLYLLVYKVLKKKKWTKRFSSLPNLHQTMMGMKMSIYTGIPILFVSLLFGVQWAYVALSEWSVWDVKIMGSFAVLLIYTSVVYFNYKGKLQSMEFAWMTIFAFLLTVVNFFLGSTLSEFHLWI; from the coding sequence ATGGTGGAATTGACAATGGCAAGACTTCAGGAATTTATGATTGTCCTCTACGCCTTAGGTCTTGTTTTTTATCTAATAGATTATTTTAAAAAACAAAAAGCTATGCAACGTATTGCATTTTGGCTAATTGTTACGGTATGGGTAACACAAACTGCTATCTTGTCGTTGTATATCATCGAAATGAAGCGGTTTCCGGTATTATCGCTAGTCGAAGGTATTTATTTTTATGTCTGGTTGCTAGTCACATTATCCATCGTGTTCCAACTGATTTATCAAGTAAATTTCATGGTCTTCTTTACAAATATCATTGGATTCGGATTTTTAATGATTCACGTATTTTCAAACTTAAAATACTCAGCATCCACAGTCGGAGACTCACTTATTTCTGAAGTATTATTTATACACATTACGACAGCGATCCTCTCATACGCGGTGTTTGCCTTAGCATTTGTCTTTGCAGTCTTGTATTTACTTGTTTATAAAGTGTTGAAAAAGAAAAAATGGACAAAACGATTCTCCAGCCTACCCAACTTACATCAAACAATGATGGGTATGAAGATGTCTATTTATACAGGGATTCCTATTTTATTCGTCAGTTTATTATTCGGTGTTCAATGGGCCTATGTAGCACTTTCTGAATGGTCTGTGTGGGATGTTAAGATTATGGGTTCGTTTGCGGTATTACTAATCTATACATCTGTAGTGTATTTCAACTACAAAGGTAAATTGCAATCAATGGAATTTGCCTGGATGACAATTTTTGCATTTCTTTTGACTGTCGTTAATTTCTTTTTAGGCAGTACGCTGTCTGAATTTCATTTATGGATATAA